tgtaagaTTTGTCTATCACAGTTTAGACATTATAGGCTATAAATTTGGCCAATTTTGCTTATGCCACAGAATACATTTAAAACGTTTAAAAACAGGGAGTAAAAAGAGAAGGAGTGGAAATAAATTATTACTTATTTAAATTATATCTTTCATTATATAGGAGAATTGGAGTGTTAATATTAACAGCATGTGTTTCTTCGAGTCATTGATTCAACAGAACACAGAAAACCTACAGTTTGAATAGATGGCTTTATTTAACTGATGATTTTAAACCGGTAGttttagctacatacacatagtTACTTCAGTCTAAACTAGTACCAGTACATACCACTACTATACTATACATGCAatcattataattttaaaatgaacatcTTTCTGTTGCAGCTGTTGAGGAATTAACACAAAACTCTACCCTTCTTTTATTTAACACGGACTAatagaaacacatttaatatgatGCAATGCCAGTTATATCCACACCTTTGTGCCGTAGAGTAGGAAAACACTGGACATCACAAAATATGCAGTTATGAACACAATTACTCGTATTCATATTCTTATTCACTTTATCCATTCAAGGGGCATTTGACCTGACTTCATGGCAGGGACTGttggaggaagctggagaaccctcACAGAATAGTGACAATAGTGCAAATCACTACACACTCTGAAGTCCATGTATTGTGTCGGAGTTGACTGTAAAGGTGAAAAGATTAGCTTATAGAGTTCATAAAGGTATGAACACGACCTTGGGGTCATCACTGATtcttaattaatattattattaaatgtatttcaTACTACAAATAACTGAATAGTGTTAGTGTTACATATATTTGACCAAACATTAGCTAAATTCTCGAACTCAACATTCTGCTCTATTTATTCCTTAGAGGCTGCCATGATCATGGGTCCAACAGAAACCACAACATGTGGCTTAGGCTTCATCTGGTCGTTGTTGCTGAGGTGtctccctacacacacacacacacacacacacacacacacacacacacacacacacacacacacacacacacgatcagaTGAGATGATCATGTGATTTATGAAATCCAGAAAGTCTGAAGATTATGAATTGACTTCTTACTTTTCCTGGCGCATGTTGGCTCACACGAGTTGCCTGGTCCAGCCGTGCACACGGCTGTACTGCAGTGAATGtacacctgaaaaaaaaaacagagatgTTGGCAGAGCGGCACGAAAAAATATTTTGCTGCAGTCATTTTGTATCTGTTGAGGTGTTCATTACGTTTTCCTGCAGTGGAGCTTGAGATGTGGGGTCCACAAAAGTAAACATTTGGAAAATGAAACGCCTGTAATGAGTTGGGAAGTCCACACCAGAGGAGGGGCCGACTGGAACCAGCGTGCTCAGGTACTGATCATTCTGATACGGACACCTGAATGGGGAGAGAATAAATTTAAAGGCAATGACAATATAAAGGAAGTCTGGTGATATATCAACATGATCTATTGATTTCTTTACCTTGATGTGGAAGCTATGGATTTCAAAAGATTCAAAAGACATCAGTAATAGTTACCCATTTGTCAGAATGTCCCACTGGGGCAAACTGTGAGGGATGGGAGTTGTGGTCGTCCAACAACGACCAAGTGTCAGGATGAGGTTAGGGTCAGTCTTTTGAGTTAGCCGAACCTCCACGTACACAGGGTCCCTCAGTACTTTGGTGATGGGATAGTCTGTATCCGCATAGAAGGAGTTGTAGGCCACGTCCACTGTGAGAGCAGAGTCAGTGTTTAACATCAGATCTGATCTGATCAAGGTAGAAACATAAATACTAAAAGAGGATACGATGATACAAGCACAGCACTGCGTCCACGCTGACTTCCACTTACCTTCATTACAACCCTTTGTGGTGCAGTGACCGTTAGCCAGCCTCAGCTGTACTGTAATGGGTCCCAGAGCAGCAACTGGCAGAGGAGGCTGATTTGATCCCAACACCTCTGCAATCACAGTTTCAACAGCAGAGCCGATGTACCTACACTGGAAGATCAGTCTGAAACGAAAAGGTTTAcatgatgttttcattttgataCTCAAATATACTTTATGCTATATAAAATGGATGACCTACTCATAAGTGGTGTCTCTGGTGATGGATCCGTACGGCCCAGCTGCCACTTCATACAAGGAAGACATCTTGTTTACATAGGTTATAATACCAGGCTCCTCCTACAATCAAGGCAAAAAATGGCAAGTGAACTAAAAATCGGTCAAACGTCCTTATTACTGTTGTAAAGTACAGAAAATCGCTGTCTTACTGTTACAGTGGTTCCACAGGCAGTAACGGGAAATTGGTAAATGGCAAAGCCCAAATTAGAGTCAACATTTGTACAGCCTACTCCTCCTCCCAAGAGCGAGATGGTTTCAAGGTTAATGTTTGGCAAAGTGGCATCTCTAGCTACAACCACAATGAACTGGGCGTCTTTGGTGCACTGAACTGTCActagaagaacaaatacagacGTTGATAGATTAGATGATTAGACATTACTTACCACGGAATACAGTATGTAAGAAGATTATATATCGTCTTGAGTTAACATGCTCCTGTTTGCTATCTTAGCGTAGGAtgtttgcatttacatttaacagctacagtagcagcttaacataaaacagaactacattaataatgataatagtgTAATTTCAAAGAAACCAACTGGATGTAGGTTTCTTCACCTTAATGACTTGAAAATCAAAGACAAATAAACTATAGTCTACTAACATTCCTTTGCAATACAATTTATTCCTTGGTAATGTTCCTCTAGtgacaaaacatttttaacaatttaaaatagGAAAACTAAAATTCATCAAAAATTGAACAAAGAAACTTACCTGCTTTTCCATAGTAGCACTGCTGGCcatcaaagcagcagctaaTGGCAGTACAGGCATCTGCAGTGATGCCTGGAACTCCACATGGGACTCTTAGGTTCTGTGCTACAGCACAACTCTGAACATTAGGTTGCTGCGGAGGAGGGATCGTGGGATTGAGAGGTGGCTGTGGCTGAGGTGGTGTAGGACCCACGGGGGCTGGTGGAGGACCTACGGGGGGTGGTTGAGGAACTACGGGGGGTGGTGGATAGGGTGGTTGTGGACCTACGGGGGGTGGTTGAGGACCTACGGGGGGTGGTGGATAAGGTGGTTGTGGACCTACGGGGGGTGGTTGAGGACCTACGGGGGGTGGTGGATAAGGTGGTTGAGGACCTACGGGGGGTTGTTGAGGACCTACGGGGGGTGGTGGATAGGGTGGTTGAGGACCTACGGGGGGTGGTTGAGGACCTACGGGGGGTGGTGGATAGGGTGGTTGAGGACCTACGGGGGGTGGTTGAGGACCTACGGGGGGTGGTGGATAGGGTGGTTGAGGACCTACGGGGGGTGGTTGAGGACCTACGGGGGGTGGTGGATAGGGTGGTTGAGGACCTACGGGGGGTGGTGGATAGGGTGGTTGAGGACCTACGGGGGGTGGTTGAGGACCTACGGGGGGTGGTTGAGGACCTacggggggtggtggggggccTACGGGGGGTGGTGGGGGACCTACGGGGGGTGGTGGATAGGGTGGTTGAGGACCTGGGGGGGGTGGTTGAGGAAAGTAAGGGTTATAGGGCTGTTGGGGACCTGGGGGGGGTGGTTGAGGAAAGTAAGGGTTATAGGGCTGTTGAGGACCTACGCCAGGTGGTTGAAGAGGATAAGAGCCGGGCGGCGGCCAAATAGGAGGTTGAAGACCCTGTTGCGTGGTCTGGTAGCCTTGCCATTGTTGATCCCAGTTGGAATGAGGATGAGATTCCACATATGTAGGATAGATAGGCACATATATTTCTGGATAAGGTATCTCGTCAGATTCCATACCATACCCCTGGTTATTTGTTGTTCGGGGAGCAGGTTCAGGATGTCCCCCTGGAAAGAGTTTCGACCTCCCCGGTGGATAAAAACTCCTTGGACTGGTTTGTCGACGATTCCGCCTGGCCTTGACGTCTCCCTCTGTTCCAGCTAAGCAGCTTAGCACTGTGAGTGCCACTAAAGCCGCGACCCTCCACAGTTTTCCCATGGCTTCACAGCAGTCTGACCTGGTCGGTCCCCAGCTGTATCGCTGTGTGTTGTCACATTTATATGTGAAGGTTTGACCTATTGGGCTTGATGTGATCGCCACCAATCAAGGCTTCACATCTTTCAAAAAACACCTAAAGTTTGCATCACGTAATGTTTTCAACGTTACATTATGTGACTCTGATAAGCTAAGCTGGGCAGCTTTACAAGACTAACTGTCTGACTGAACAGGAGATAACATATCCAATCAGATCAGGTTGGTCGGATGACAATTTGACCTTTTTTATTTGTAAGTCCAACATTTGGGTCACAAAAGCCTTTTTAAAGGTCCTTCTGCCCTCAAACTATATATTTGTcaccaaatgtttattttgttggtGCATAGTGTACAAGACTCAACTTTGTTTTgagcacctacagtacatcatgTACTTCCTTTGTGCTGTACATTTATAAGAAGATGACCTATTAGATGTTGGAGGAAGAGTAGGAgacattttataaataaattaaataatctGTTCAGATGCAGCAAACATTTTGTTGTAGTGAGACCTAATTTCTCTAATTCCACAGTTTAACTTCAGATCAGGGAAGGAAAGTGCCCTAAAAAGTGCCCTACTGGGTAATCTATGTATTATTTATTCCATGCAATGATGTTTTGTCTAAAAACATTTCTGAATCAATACTTTCTTTCACCATAGTTCTCTTTCACAGAAAAGCTTTTTTAAAGACCCACTAATCTTCCCAAGGACTGGTATTAGTTGCTGAATGCGCCTAATTTCAGTTAAACTtccaaaacttttgattaaaacaAGATAACATGTTTGCTAAATAagcatttttttcacatttcttaAGTTAAAATAAAGTTTAGTTTCTCTGTCGCATAGTCCACAATTATTTTGTTGTTAAAAATAATTTTGCTGAACTATATTTAATGTTAAATTACTATTTAAGTTGTTCTGTCCTTGACTCTGTCCATaaataaccctaaccctaaacTTAGACATAAAAGAAGAATGTGCAGTATGGTACAACTCCAGACTCAACCACATCTTAACATCTCTTGACACAGataattttaaaatatgttgtcAATCAGGTTAATGTTTAGGAAAAAAATTCTTCATGCTGAAATTCTAAATAGAGCATATACTTTGTACTTTAACTTAAGGTATATGAAGTATATGAAGTGCAGttcttaaacagtttgtgtacTTCTGTCACCTTTCATTTAAAACTAAgcgacaaaacaacaaaaatccATAAAAGTTCATGCAATTCATACTGCAGTATTTCTGTTTGACCATGCTGAGATGCAATTGCTCCTCTACAAGCAGAAACAATAACATATAATATTAGTTAATTAATATAGTATTATTATACTATAATAGTGATATTAATTATAtacatttaattttatatttttagaaaatGCATTATGTGTTATAGCCaaccttttaataaatgtttagtttagactttatttatttcatttttattttagcattttacATACTATTCATAGTTCCAGTAATACTTTCCTTTATAACGTCATTAAAATGCTATCTcatatttcttttaattatgtCTCTGCGGTCTTTTTGTTGTAATAACGTTTAATTTAGGGCTGGTTGTCCTTTAAGCAACGCCTCCTCAGCGgcctacatttcccacaatACCCAGCGCGCTAATTCTCCATTAGTCTTAGCGTCCGCACAGCGAAGGGATGTGCGGGTCCTGCCGAGGCACAAGACTTAACGGGGAGCTGTTTACTGGCGGACATGTCGCTGTCGTCCGCACAGAGCCACGACGCGACGAGCCGCAGGAGGAGGCCGCCGGAACATCCCCACGGTGAGCAGCCGAGGCCGCCACCGTCAAAATGTGCAAACTTTATGCGTAACCAGCTGACTGCGTCCCTAACAGCATCACAGGGTCCATTTTAACGGCGGGCCGGTGTGTGCGCGCGGCGGCGCTCTTCGGTTTAATATTACAACTGTCCAAACTTATGGATGCCACTAATGCAATTAGTATTTTCATGTTCTCACGCATGTAATCAGAAATTAATGCGAAGAGCAGATTCTCTTATTAAATAAGATTTAACCAGGAAATGTCAGATTTTTACCTCATAACTTGTTTGTTAGATAAACAATATTCTTGACGTGTTGTgtcaacatttattttcatttaatacTTTAATAATTTGCCACAGAACAGATTTAAATTGAACATAGAATAGGTACATTACAAGGTGTACTATTAGTAAATAGGTTCATGGATTTTTTTCCCCTAGaaaataagattaaaaaaaccaaacaaacccaAAACAGAACCTCTTTTGTTACAGAGAACATTCTGTAACTAAGGCCCTGTTTTGTGACTGTACCACCACCAGCGCTTTGTGGTGTGTCTTAACTCAGTGTATTTGAGGAAGGAAAGATCCAAacagaaaagaggaaacaaaacaagacctAACCTCAAAGTGGCAAAAATGTTAACTAATAAAAAAGGGACGTCGTATCAAAGCTCACCCTCTTGTTCTGTGATGCTAGTGGTTTTTCAATTGCTGTGAATTTTAAAGGCTTCAAGAAGCGACAAACCGTAGAAATGAATCAGTTTATTGTCGTGTCTGGGTTCATCATACAGTAAAAAGCCTCATTTGTGATAGATGTTAATATAAAACAGCTGTGCTCCCAGGTtcttgaagtgtgtgtgttcatgatcGGTATAAAAATTAAGTGTTATCTTTTGCATAATTAGTCCCTCACTTGTTGCAGATGCTCAGTGGGAACGTGATCCCGAGGCAGGTGACAGACACGATCCATGTGGAGATCAACAGTATAACTCGACAGACAGCTGCGCTCCGTCTACGCTTCACTCCACGTGTCCCACGCTGTGCACGACAAAATGCATGTCGACACACAAATGTGAGGCGCGACTTGAATTTGACCTTTTACGATGCCCCTTTTTTTAAACGTTGGCTGACTTTCATCTTTCCTCCAGGTCTGAGCCACGATTCTTTCGACGACAGCCGGGACGAGAGCCAGAGCAGGAGAACGATCCGAGCTGAGAATGAAGTGGAGGCCAACAAACTGGTCAACAACTACAGGGTAGGAGGCCTCGGCGTCTGGGGCTGCGGGCGAGGGTGGATGAAGTTCAGCAGCCTAAATAcgtcgtgtgtgcgtgtgtcagttTGGCTTTAGGAAATGGAAGAGCCACGTCACAGAGCGGCCGTTCGCAGAGAGGTCGGAGGTCGTGAAGGAGCTCTACTCTGAGCTCAACGTCGTCCGAGCACGTCCAGGTACCGGCTGCTGTCGCTGTGGGGGCTGTGGGCGGCTAAACCGATGCTTtcactgtttctgtctctgtgtcagtgCGTCTGGTCACGTGTGGAAACGTCCTGTACGTCTTCCTCTTCGCCTGGTGGGTCGCTCTGGCGTACTTCCTGGTCGGGACGCTCATGTACGTCACCGTCGCCGCCGCGCCGTACGGTGGGTGAGATGATTGACAGGAGGTGCTGTGCGCTCATTGCATTATACCATTAAATTCCATTGTcactcattgtttttttctctttgcgCGTTCAGGCAGGCTTTGCTGGAAGTTGTCCTGCTACTTCCTGTGGCCCTTTGGCAACGCAGTCCACGAGGTAGTGTTCCTTTAGTTTTTCCTAGCCACTGAAAATAGGAACGCACACAGCAAATCTCATAGCGGCTCCAACGTCTCACAAACCTGTGGCCAGAAAAGCGGAAGCCTCGTTTTTCTCAACACCTGCCGTTGCAGCAGAGGATGCGGATGTCATGTCGTATGTGCGTGTCTCCAGTTAGGGAACACGCTGAGGAGGTGCTGCGAGCAGGCGCCACGCTGCGAGTGCACTGAGGAGGAGAACTCGCCGGCGCTGCTGCCTCCGCCCACGGAGGAGCTGCTCCCAGAGGCGACGGGTCGACCCACGCGCGCGCCCTACTGGGTAAGCCCCGCCCCCCCGGcgtgaccccccaccccccgctgcaCACGCTCAGCTGACCTGGGCTTGTTCCTGCAGCGGCGCCTCTCCACCTACGTGTGGCTGATGCTGGGGTATCCTCCCCTGGCCGTCGTTCACGCCCTCGCCTGCTTCCTCTCCTGGATCCTGGTTTTCACCATCCCCGTTTCCAGGATGAACGCGCGGACCGCCGGCGTCATTCTCCTCCTGCCGCCCGAGGACGTTTGCGTGTCCACCTGCTCCCAGACcaaggcgagagagagagataatcACAGCCGATgagccgcacacgcacacacacacacacacacacacacacacacacacacacacacacacacacacacacacacacacacacacacagagaaccgGCTTTGTCTGATTCTCGTGCCCATTTTCAGGATCGAGGCTACGAGACCCGagcgctgctgtgctgctaCCACGCTGCAAACCTCTACTACTACAAATACACCGTTGATGGGATCAACGTGTTTGCCGTCAATATCCTTTAAGCGTGAAGCGTGTGTTTGTCAGTCTCCTATAAATACCTGCTGCCATCTTTGACTCCCGCCTCAGACCTCCTCCCTCTGGTAATAGTCTCGCTGGTAGTTGGATACGTTGACAGAGACAACCTGTACGCCAGCTCTGAGGTGAAGTTTGCCATAGCGATCTGCTCCATCATCCCCCTGTCCTATTACATTGGCATGGGCATCGCCAGGTGAGATCTGCTACTCACAACCCAGTAATGAGCCCGTCAGAAGTATCTCACCGCTATCCGCTCGTTTGGATTCCTTTTCTTTTGCAGCATTTCGGCCCAGAGCAACTTtgccgtgggcgccgtggtgaACGCCACATTCGGCTCCATCACCGAGTTGACGTTCTACATCACGGCCCTGATCAGAGGACACAAGGCGGCGAATCCGTGTCTGCAGGAGGTGGTCAAAGCGGCCTTGACCGGCACGTTGCTCGGGTGCATCCTGTTTATTCCCGTGAGTCAAGGAGTAAAGGGAGAAAAGCATTAGTGAGGCCAGTTGTTacgaagataaaaaaaaaacagtgagggTCATGGTCTTTCTCTCAGGGCATCTGCATGATAATCGGAGGCCTGAGACACAGCGAGCAAAGGTTCAACAGTCGCTCTACAGGAGTCAGCTCTGCGCTGCTGTTCATCTCTGTAGGAGGTAAGAATTCAGGCTTACTCTCATGCAactgaacttttatttttacattttacatccAGACGAGCCCGTCTGTGTGAATCGCCCACAGAGCCTGTTCACTGTAACACAAAAGCACGGCCGGAGTCCTTTAACATGGTCCCATGACCTGTCACTCGCAGGTGTGTTCGCCCCCACCCTGTTCTCCAAGGCTTACGGGAGCCTGGTGTGCGACGCCTGCACCAACTCCACG
The genomic region above belongs to Betta splendens chromosome 6, fBetSpl5.4, whole genome shotgun sequence and contains:
- the LOC114857325 gene encoding zona pellucida sperm-binding protein 1-like yields the protein MWNLILIPTGINNGKATRPRNRVFNLLFGRRPALILFNHLASSTTLSTTPRRSPTTPRRPPTTPRPQPPPVGPQPPYPPPPVGPQPPPVGPQPPYPPPPVVPQPPPVGPPPAPVGPTPPQPQPPLNPTIPPPQQPNVQSCAVAQNLRVPCGVPGITADACTAISCCFDGQQCYYGKAVTVQCTKDAQFIVVVARDATLPNINLETISLLGGGVGCTNVDSNLGFAIYQFPVTACGTTVTEEPGIITYVNKMSSLYEVAAGPYGSITRDTTYELIFQCRYIGSAVETVIAEVLGSNQPPLPVAALGPITVQLRLANGHCTTKGCNEVDVAYNSFYADTDYPITKVLRDPVYVEVRLTQKTDPNLILTLGRCWTTTTPIPHSLPQWDILTNGCPYQNDQYLSTLVPVGPSSGVDFPTHYRRFIFQMFTFVDPTSQAPLQENVYIHCSTAVCTAGPGNSCEPTCARKRRHLSNNDQMKPKPHVVVSVGPMIMAASKE
- the cax2 gene encoding uncharacterized protein cax2, with the translated sequence MSLSSAQSHDATSRRRRPPEHPHDAQWERDPEAGDRHDPCGDQQYNSTDSCAPSTLHSTCPTLCTTKCMSTHKCLSHDSFDDSRDESQSRRTIRAENEVEANKLVNNYRFGFRKWKSHVTERPFAERSEVVKELYSELNVVRARPVRLVTCGNVLYVFLFAWWVALAYFLVGTLMYVTVAAAPYGRLCWKLSCYFLWPFGNAVHELGNTLRRCCEQAPRCECTEEENSPALLPPPTEELLPEATGRPTRAPYWRRLSTYVWLMLGYPPLAVVHALACFLSWILVFTIPVSRMNARTAGVILLLPPEDVCVSTCSQTKDRGYETRALLCCYHAANLYYYKYTVDGINVFAVNLLPLVIVSLVVGYVDRDNLYASSEVKFAIAICSIIPLSYYIGMGIASISAQSNFAVGAVVNATFGSITELTFYITALIRGHKAANPCLQEVVKAALTGTLLGCILFIPGICMIIGGLRHSEQRFNSRSTGVSSALLFISVGGVFAPTLFSKAYGSLVCDACTNSTGNVSGPFICHNCHYDVNNGTLFHSHVEPLVYTVSALLPVAYIIGLIFTLKTHSHIYNIHVGEEQVTGHHGAVVHWSRWRSLVILVVATVLMSACADLVTEHIQPILNQPNVSLYFISVTVLAMVPEIPEIVNGIQFALQNNISLSLEVGSCIAVQVCMLQIPILVLFNAFYDVGFVLLFSDVHLWASIFSVVLVNYIFMDGKSDYFQGTALVVVYFILLALYYFAPSPAGC